A portion of the Lolium rigidum isolate FL_2022 chromosome 1, APGP_CSIRO_Lrig_0.1, whole genome shotgun sequence genome contains these proteins:
- the LOC124708693 gene encoding uncharacterized protein LOC124708693, whose protein sequence is MLRRQNRLLSLLRNGSALPLLTCTNTSLRRHFSATASTSPFAAEDYLVAACGLTRAQALKASKELSHLRSPSNSDAVLSFLSGLGLSSSDVAAIVSADPKFLCSNVDKILAPRVAKLRDLGLSRPQIARFVSIGAPVLRSCDVASRLRFWIPLFGSFDKFIQSASRGALGGAAILRRDIDKVVKPNIALLLRCGLRKS, encoded by the coding sequence atGCTCCGCCGCCAAAACCGGCTGCTCTCACTCCTACGCAACGGCAGCGCTCTCCCTCTCCTCACCTGCACCAACACCTCCCTCCGCCGCCACTTCTCCGCTACCGCATCCACCTCACCTTTCGCCGCCGAGGACTACCTCGTCGCCGCCTGCGGTCTCACCCGAGCGCAGGCACTCAAGGCATCCAAGGAACTCTCGCACCTCAGGTCCCCCTCCAACAGCGACGCGGTGCTCTCCTTCCTCTCGGGCCTCGGCCTCTCCAGCTCCGACGTCGCCGCCATCGTCTCCGCCGACCCCAAGTTCCTCTGCTCCAATGTGGACAAGATCCTTGCCCCCCGCGTCGCCAAgctccgcgacctcggcctctcgCGCCCACAGATCGCGCGCTTCGTTTCCATCGGCGCCCCCGTGCTCCGCTCCTGCGACGTCGCCAGCAGGCTCCGGTTCTGGATCCCGTTGTTCGGCTCCTTCGACAAGTTCATCCAGTCTGCCTCGAGGGGGGCTCTAGGAGGTGCTGCCATCCTAAGGCGTGACATTGACAAAGTAGTcaagcccaacattgccctgcttCTGCGGTGcgggctaagg